A DNA window from Mucilaginibacter xinganensis contains the following coding sequences:
- a CDS encoding (4Fe-4S)-binding protein — MEYILQQPVVASIGAEKYKCTIEWHHGKFITDEPEFAGGKDAGPDPYTLLLSSLGACTITTLRMYIDRKGWDIPQIAIALNMYFKLEGEKKITVIDRDLNFLSPVTDEQRDRLVQIAKVCPVSKILEGEIQVRAFAYTETTVEDKHTYTNGEVTVQWRPELCKHAARCATQLPQVFNPAAKPWVNMEGATSKEISDQVGRCPTGALSMAEKKQ, encoded by the coding sequence ATGGAATATATTTTACAACAACCTGTAGTAGCCAGCATAGGCGCTGAAAAATATAAGTGCACAATTGAATGGCACCACGGTAAGTTTATAACCGACGAACCCGAATTTGCCGGCGGGAAAGATGCGGGCCCCGATCCATATACTTTGCTTTTATCTTCACTGGGTGCCTGCACCATTACAACGCTGCGGATGTATATTGACCGTAAAGGGTGGGATATTCCGCAGATTGCCATTGCCCTGAATATGTATTTTAAGCTGGAAGGCGAGAAAAAGATCACGGTTATTGACCGGGATTTGAATTTTTTATCGCCTGTAACGGATGAGCAGCGCGATCGGCTGGTGCAAATTGCCAAAGTTTGCCCGGTATCAAAAATACTGGAGGGCGAGATCCAGGTGCGCGCTTTTGCTTATACCGAAACCACCGTTGAAGATAAACATACTTATACTAATGGCGAGGTTACCGTACAGTGGCGCCCCGAACTTTGCAAACATGCCGCGCGTTGTGCCACGCAGTTGCCGCAGGTATTTAACCCGGCTGCGAAGCCCTGGGTAAATATGGAAGGTGCCACCAGTAAAGAAATTAGCGACCAGGTGGGCAGGTGCCCCACAGGTGCGTTAAGTATGGCGGAGAAGAAGCAATAA
- a CDS encoding outer membrane beta-barrel protein yields MKLRYFFIAALLLTSITGFAQTGRDVRGTIIDSTKATLPGSSIKLITDKDSMTTITDSKGAFIFNGIKATQFSLVVQSIGYDPIRRRITLDNTNNTVFLKPIILKPSTTMLTGVTITDVVPVKIKEDTVEFNAAAYKVRDGAPVEDLIKKIPGADVDKDGNMTFRGKSVTKVRVNGKDFFGGDLKTATQNLPADAVQNVQMVNDYGDQANLTGIKTGDPETVLNINIKPSRNHGYFGQASAGAGRDAIPEKGSITNGTRYIAQANLFNFSDGQQIAILGNLNNTNTSLFNFGGPGGRQGGGGGPPGSNNNAAGITTARSLGFNYRDSWGKKITVYGSYSFSDNSVNTISSTIQNNISLINPSTNSQSSTQQDEKKNHRLNFNMEYKPDTVNYLKVSPSYSYSGVNTTQNGSNLLENQTATVSNYNFKSLSNSSAPNYGVNALYNHRFNSHGRNFSLNVGVGRSSSNQYQNPVYTYIEGAANAPLDQFINTASHTDTIGTWLSYIEPLSRKSYFEVNYNYRRSYTAADKQTDTLANDGTTINNYPLLSNTYNFTFITNRFGLNYRFVEKKYNYVLGVTAQPSVLKGYSQTTGLPTNSTAFNVSPNAHFIYNFSRSQSFSANYTGYSSQPTYSELQPVTDFSNASYPITGNPELKPEYNNKIDFRYNNFNFESGNVFFSNFSFTKTSDKIVSNTITYPTNYTTNPKLAGTIETQYKNADGYSQAQGFFVFNKPWEKRKYNLFLIGNVTYSNNISYITNVDPNTFEFATEKNVAKTLALSPSIRFRVDIADVIDAQVSTQYTINSSKNSITQTDINNNFRAWVLGVTGKNYVWKDWTYSYDYQKTFYYGYKGATNPNIFNTYIERRFLKGNMATVRAGVYDVFNENTGYTSTQNGNFVTQTNSNKLGRYYLLTFTYRFTKMSGKAPNMGPGGPGRGGFGGPPPGGGGPGGPGGPSAD; encoded by the coding sequence ATGAAATTAAGATACTTTTTTATTGCTGCGCTGCTTTTAACAAGTATAACCGGCTTTGCCCAAACAGGCCGGGACGTACGGGGGACGATCATCGACTCCACAAAAGCAACCCTTCCCGGGTCGAGCATTAAGCTGATTACAGACAAAGACAGCATGACAACAATTACTGACTCAAAAGGCGCCTTTATTTTTAATGGAATAAAAGCAACCCAGTTTAGTCTTGTTGTACAATCAATAGGGTATGACCCCATCCGTCGCCGCATAACCCTTGATAATACCAACAATACCGTGTTTTTAAAGCCCATTATTTTAAAACCATCAACCACTATGTTAACGGGCGTTACCATTACCGATGTGGTTCCGGTTAAAATAAAAGAAGATACGGTTGAATTTAATGCAGCAGCTTATAAGGTTAGAGACGGAGCCCCGGTTGAGGATCTGATAAAAAAGATTCCCGGCGCCGATGTGGACAAGGATGGTAATATGACCTTTCGCGGCAAGAGCGTTACCAAGGTAAGGGTAAATGGGAAAGACTTTTTTGGCGGCGATTTAAAAACAGCCACGCAAAACCTGCCTGCCGATGCGGTACAAAACGTACAGATGGTAAATGACTACGGCGACCAGGCCAACCTTACCGGTATAAAAACCGGCGATCCCGAAACAGTTTTAAATATTAATATAAAACCAAGCCGTAACCACGGTTATTTTGGCCAGGCAAGTGCCGGCGCAGGCCGCGACGCGATACCTGAAAAAGGCAGCATTACAAACGGAACCCGCTACATTGCCCAGGCCAACCTCTTTAATTTTAGCGATGGCCAGCAAATTGCAATATTGGGTAATCTTAATAATACCAACACCAGCTTATTTAACTTTGGCGGCCCTGGCGGCAGGCAGGGCGGCGGTGGCGGCCCTCCGGGAAGCAATAACAATGCTGCGGGTATCACTACGGCCCGTTCATTAGGTTTTAACTATCGCGACAGCTGGGGCAAAAAGATAACCGTTTACGGGAGTTATAGCTTTTCCGATAATTCAGTAAACACCATTAGTTCAACTATACAGAACAACATCTCGCTTATCAACCCAAGTACCAATTCGCAGAGCAGTACGCAGCAGGACGAGAAAAAGAACCACCGGCTTAACTTCAATATGGAGTATAAGCCCGATACGGTTAACTATTTAAAAGTGAGCCCTTCGTACTCTTATTCAGGTGTAAATACAACGCAAAACGGTTCAAACCTTTTAGAAAATCAAACGGCTACGGTATCAAACTATAACTTTAAATCGTTAAGCAACTCATCGGCGCCAAACTATGGCGTCAATGCTTTGTATAACCACCGGTTTAACAGCCATGGCCGTAATTTTAGCTTAAACGTAGGTGTCGGCAGGTCATCAAGCAATCAATATCAAAACCCGGTTTATACATACATTGAGGGGGCTGCCAATGCACCGCTTGATCAGTTTATAAATACCGCCAGCCATACCGATACTATTGGGACTTGGCTGTCATATATTGAACCGCTAAGCCGTAAATCGTACTTTGAGGTTAATTATAACTACCGCCGCAGCTACACCGCTGCCGATAAACAAACGGATACGCTGGCAAATGATGGTACCACAATCAATAACTACCCGCTGCTGAGCAATACCTACAACTTTACTTTTATAACCAACCGATTTGGTTTAAACTATCGCTTTGTTGAAAAGAAGTATAATTATGTACTGGGTGTAACTGCGCAACCTTCAGTTTTAAAGGGGTATTCGCAAACTACCGGGCTGCCAACCAATTCAACGGCATTTAATGTATCGCCAAACGCACACTTTATTTATAATTTCTCGCGTTCACAATCATTCAGCGCTAATTATACCGGGTATAGCAGCCAGCCTACCTATTCAGAGTTACAACCCGTAACTGATTTCTCTAATGCGTCGTATCCTATCACCGGTAATCCTGAGCTTAAACCGGAATACAACAACAAGATAGATTTCAGGTATAATAATTTCAATTTCGAATCGGGCAACGTATTTTTCAGCAATTTCTCGTTCACCAAAACCAGTGATAAAATTGTATCAAATACCATAACATACCCAACCAACTACACAACTAACCCTAAACTGGCCGGTACCATTGAAACACAATACAAGAATGCTGATGGTTATTCACAGGCACAGGGCTTTTTTGTTTTCAATAAACCATGGGAGAAAAGAAAGTATAACCTGTTTTTAATAGGTAATGTAACGTACTCCAACAATATCTCCTACATCACCAATGTTGATCCGAATACTTTTGAGTTTGCAACCGAAAAAAACGTAGCCAAAACGCTGGCGCTATCACCTTCCATCCGTTTCAGGGTTGATATAGCGGATGTAATTGATGCGCAGGTTAGTACGCAGTACACTATTAATTCATCAAAAAACTCCATCACCCAAACAGATATTAATAACAACTTCAGGGCATGGGTATTGGGTGTAACCGGTAAAAACTATGTTTGGAAAGACTGGACCTACAGCTATGATTACCAAAAGACATTTTATTATGGTTACAAAGGCGCTACTAACCCTAATATATTTAACACTTACATTGAACGCCGGTTCCTGAAAGGTAATATGGCCACGGTACGTGCAGGTGTTTACGATGTGTTTAATGAAAATACGGGCTACACCAGCACACAGAACGGAAACTTTGTTACCCAAACCAACAGCAACAAGCTGGGCAGGTATTACCTTTTAACTTTCACATACAGGTTTACCAAAATGTCAGGCAAGGCCCCTAACATGGGACCGGGTGGCCCTGGCAGAGGAGGCTTTGGCGGCCCGCCTCCGGGTGGCGGCGGCCCTGGCGGACCGGGTGGCCCATCAGCTGATTAG
- a CDS encoding YceI family protein → MKKINLLLAVLLTSSTLFAQTKWNVDKAHAKVGFTVTHMMISDVDGNFKSFDASITASKADFSDAVFDLSIDAASISTDNDMRDGDLKGEHYFDVAKYPKITFKSTSISKVDDKTFKLTGNLTMHGVTKSIVLDLTLKGMGKNMRTQKPVAGFKVSGTIDRTDFGVGTAPAAMVSTKIELRANGEFGQE, encoded by the coding sequence ATGAAAAAGATTAATTTACTATTAGCTGTATTATTAACAAGCAGTACGCTGTTTGCACAAACCAAATGGAACGTTGACAAGGCCCACGCGAAAGTAGGGTTTACGGTAACGCACATGATGATATCAGACGTTGACGGCAATTTTAAAAGTTTTGATGCAAGTATTACTGCCTCGAAAGCGGATTTTAGCGATGCTGTTTTTGACCTGAGCATTGATGCGGCTTCTATAAGCACGGATAACGATATGCGCGACGGAGACCTTAAAGGCGAGCATTACTTTGATGTTGCAAAATATCCGAAGATCACCTTTAAAAGCACTTCAATAAGTAAAGTTGACGATAAAACCTTTAAGCTAACAGGCAATTTAACCATGCATGGCGTTACCAAATCAATTGTGTTAGACTTAACCTTAAAAGGGATGGGAAAAAACATGAGAACGCAAAAACCGGTTGCCGGCTTTAAAGTTTCAGGAACAATTGACCGGACAGACTTTGGCGTAGGTACCGCGCCGGCTGCAATGGTTAGCACTAAAATTGAGTTAAGGGCTAACGGTGAATTTGGCCAGGAGTAA
- a CDS encoding Hsp70 family protein, giving the protein MKKFLYGIDFGTTNSALAIYDEEKKEIHSTIIIPSLIYFYHQFDVGSDRNYVVGEEAITAYINDDMKGRFIKSVKQILARSSFTETRIHNKRYNASDLVAIILKELKDRADQLIGHDCQKAVIGRPVFFDDDDVQKDTLAQSRLNKAAAIAGFTDVRFQFEPIGAAFAYEKNLAKKEHVLVADLGGGTTDFTYLILDPKKVGSKDRKNDMMANGGIYVGGDSFDSAFMWEKGTPYFGKNTQYEATPGKILTVPKSLFANICSWEQMNFFNGLRIQKDIEDYYYFSGNNPQFKNLITLIENNLGYSVFQSIEKTKITLTSADTATFDYDKMGIHIEEEITLPDYEQIIAKDVDRIANYLDGFMLKNGINAQKIDSLFLTGGTSMVVSIQKLFKNRFPHVNLNSGDNFKSVAKGLAYSGYLFEDDY; this is encoded by the coding sequence ATGAAGAAGTTTTTATATGGAATTGATTTTGGAACAACCAACTCGGCACTTGCTATTTACGACGAAGAAAAAAAAGAAATACACAGCACCATTATTATTCCTTCGCTCATTTATTTCTACCACCAGTTTGATGTGGGAAGTGACCGGAACTATGTTGTAGGCGAAGAAGCGATTACGGCCTACATTAATGATGACATGAAAGGCCGTTTCATAAAGTCAGTTAAACAAATATTAGCAAGGAGCAGTTTCACAGAAACCCGCATCCACAACAAAAGATATAATGCTTCGGACCTTGTAGCTATCATTTTAAAGGAGCTAAAAGATCGGGCAGATCAATTGATTGGGCACGATTGCCAAAAAGCCGTAATTGGCAGACCGGTTTTTTTTGACGATGACGATGTGCAAAAAGATACTTTAGCACAGTCGCGGCTCAATAAAGCAGCGGCAATTGCCGGCTTTACCGACGTCCGGTTTCAATTTGAACCCATTGGTGCGGCCTTCGCCTATGAAAAAAATCTTGCAAAAAAAGAGCATGTGCTGGTTGCCGACCTTGGCGGCGGCACTACTGATTTTACCTATTTAATACTTGACCCTAAAAAGGTGGGCAGTAAAGACCGAAAGAACGACATGATGGCCAATGGAGGGATCTATGTGGGCGGAGATAGTTTCGATTCAGCTTTTATGTGGGAGAAAGGTACACCGTACTTTGGTAAAAACACGCAATATGAAGCTACACCCGGCAAAATTTTAACGGTACCTAAATCACTTTTTGCTAACATTTGTTCGTGGGAACAAATGAATTTCTTTAATGGCCTGCGTATCCAGAAAGACATTGAGGACTATTATTATTTTTCAGGTAACAATCCTCAGTTTAAAAACCTGATCACACTTATTGAAAATAATTTGGGTTATTCCGTATTTCAATCTATCGAAAAAACAAAAATAACGCTTACAAGCGCGGATACCGCTACGTTTGACTACGACAAGATGGGGATTCATATCGAAGAGGAAATAACTTTGCCTGATTATGAACAGATCATCGCAAAAGATGTGGACCGGATTGCAAACTACCTGGACGGGTTTATGTTAAAAAACGGCATTAACGCCCAAAAAATTGATAGTCTTTTTTTAACCGGGGGTACCTCAATGGTGGTGAGTATTCAAAAGTTATTTAAAAACCGGTTTCCCCACGTTAACTTAAACTCTGGCGATAACTTTAAAAGTGTGGCCAAAGGCTTAGCTTATAGTGGCTACCTTTTTGAAGACGATTATTAA
- a CDS encoding GNAT family N-acetyltransferase, with translation MTQKQNESLVIDMEVQNKNDGKRGAFFIEDAGKEVAFMHYVFSGENRFIIDHTVVDEAYEGKGLGRQLVKAGVTYAREHEMKILPYCPFAKKIFEMTPEYADVLF, from the coding sequence ATGACACAGAAGCAAAATGAGTCCCTGGTTATTGATATGGAAGTACAAAATAAGAACGACGGCAAACGCGGTGCATTTTTTATAGAGGATGCAGGTAAGGAGGTTGCTTTTATGCATTACGTTTTTTCTGGCGAAAACAGGTTTATAATAGACCATACGGTTGTTGACGAAGCCTACGAGGGAAAAGGGCTGGGCCGCCAGTTGGTAAAAGCAGGCGTAACATATGCAAGGGAGCATGAGATGAAGATATTACCTTACTGTCCTTTCGCAAAAAAGATTTTTGAAATGACGCCGGAGTATGCGGATGTGCTTTTTTAA
- a CDS encoding ATP-binding protein, with protein sequence MEPVTVATLKNFDALKSVPDEQLQWLIDACEDRILPEDSVFIKPDLPITGPHFIIEGELIAFISLNGSKRELGTFGPGNITGYLPFSRGKSSTVYMKAKGDLRILTYPTERIREMIRDQFELTQALVHVMSNRVREFTAFQQQNEKMMALGKLSAGLTHELNNPASAIVRDSVSLREHLRLEPKSFKKMIAIQMDSNHVDIVNDELFRILGETERPRLSLKEKTKREEELADWLDNEGIEDAYDMAENLVDFNFKVADLDNFKKHIPDAFMSAIFGWINTLLVTEKMVEDIQESSRRIAELVKSVKTFTHMDRGADKQYADIHIGIRNTLTMLGYRKKKGNITVVEDYDFTLPPVKALIGELNQVWTNLIDNAFDAMESNGKGTLTIKTEKDKEFVQVSIIDDGPGIPEDIRSRVFDPFFTTKEMGKGTGMGLEVVQRIVKQHKGSIKIKSESGHTAFVVCFPING encoded by the coding sequence ATGGAACCTGTTACCGTTGCCACCCTAAAAAACTTCGACGCGTTAAAGAGCGTGCCCGACGAACAGCTGCAATGGCTGATAGACGCCTGTGAAGACCGCATCCTGCCCGAAGATTCAGTATTTATAAAACCCGACCTGCCGATAACCGGCCCGCATTTTATAATTGAGGGTGAGTTGATCGCATTTATTTCATTAAATGGCAGCAAGCGGGAGCTCGGCACCTTTGGTCCGGGCAATATAACTGGATATTTACCTTTTTCGAGGGGGAAATCGTCAACCGTTTATATGAAAGCCAAAGGCGACCTGCGAATTCTCACCTACCCTACCGAAAGAATAAGGGAAATGATACGGGACCAGTTTGAACTTACCCAGGCGTTGGTGCATGTAATGAGCAATCGCGTAAGAGAGTTTACTGCTTTTCAGCAGCAAAATGAAAAAATGATGGCGCTTGGAAAACTCTCTGCCGGACTAACCCACGAACTTAATAACCCGGCATCCGCCATTGTGCGCGATTCTGTTTCCCTGCGCGAACACCTGCGCCTTGAGCCTAAAAGCTTTAAAAAAATGATCGCTATCCAAATGGATAGTAACCATGTTGATATAGTTAATGACGAACTGTTCCGAATATTGGGCGAAACCGAAAGGCCGAGGTTATCGCTGAAAGAAAAGACAAAACGTGAAGAAGAACTGGCCGACTGGCTGGATAATGAGGGGATTGAAGATGCCTACGACATGGCCGAAAACCTTGTTGATTTTAACTTTAAAGTTGCCGATCTTGATAATTTTAAAAAACACATTCCGGATGCTTTCATGTCGGCAATTTTTGGCTGGATCAATACGTTGCTGGTGACAGAAAAAATGGTGGAAGATATCCAGGAATCATCGCGCCGCATAGCCGAGCTGGTGAAATCCGTAAAAACATTTACGCACATGGACCGCGGGGCCGATAAGCAGTACGCTGACATCCATATCGGCATCCGCAACACGCTTACTATGTTGGGCTATCGCAAGAAAAAGGGAAACATAACCGTGGTGGAAGATTACGACTTTACCCTTCCCCCGGTAAAAGCACTGATAGGTGAATTGAACCAGGTTTGGACCAACCTGATTGATAATGCCTTTGATGCGATGGAAAGCAACGGAAAGGGCACCCTAACCATAAAAACCGAAAAAGACAAAGAATTTGTACAGGTGTCAATAATTGACGACGGGCCGGGCATTCCTGAGGATATCAGGTCGCGGGTATTTGACCCGTTTTTTACCACTAAGGAGATGGGTAAAGGTACCGGCATGGGGCTTGAGGTAGTACAACGTATTGTTAAACAGCATAAAGGTTCCATTAAAATAAAATCAGAGTCAGGGCATACAGCGTTCGTGGTATGTTTTCCCATAAACGGCTAG